The DNA sequence GCCGTCCGAGCGTTTGGGGCCGCTTCCTCCTGAAGGAAACGTCGATACGAACCGACCTGAATCTCGATCAGGTCGGGCGTCTGCATGGCATCGCCGAGCTTGCTGAAATTCCGAACGTGCGTTGGAACGATCATGCCGATCCCTCTGTCATTAACCAGTCCGCAATGGGCGGATCACTCCGCCGCGCGAACGCGATCCTCTTGTTGCTTTGCGTGGGGAGCCCGGTGAATCGGAATGAAACCTGGGCGAATTTCGCATTCGCCGCCTGTCCCGGGAACTCACCCGCTCGCTGCTTGCGCGCAGCTCCACGCCTCCGGTTCGTGCCGGAGTTACGTCACTTCACTGAGTGCTCTTCGCTGGTAAGGCAAATCTGCAAGGCACCCAAAATTCACTGCCAGGGTTGAATTTCTTCCACGGGACTTGCCCGAAGCGCCCGCCATCTATTAGGAAGCCGATTAGTCCCACCGGATCGACCTAGTTCCGCGCGCACGTCGGTAACCGGGAAATTTTAACCGGACCTTCCGAGAACGCCAGCCCTTATCAACAATTTTCCACAATATTTTCTCGGACCTGCTCCCAATTGCACTGCAATCGGGTTAGCCTCGGCGGGGACCCGACTGACCCAGCCACGGCCTGGTGACCGTCAAACCCAATTTTGTCCGTAATTGACAGGTAGAATGCGGTAGAATTGTCCGGATACGGCCCGCCTGGACATCCGACCCGGTCGGAGGGGAACTCATGCTCAAAATCAGCGCCTTTGCCTGCCTGCTCGCGATCGCGTGCGCCACAAGACTTCAGGCACAGATTCTCTATCAGACCGGATTCGAGTCCCCTCCTTTCACCGATGGCAACCTTGTAGCGCAGGACGGCTGGCTTTCCACAAACAACCCGCCAACCCCCGGCCTGGGGATTATTCAGTCCGCCGTCTCGGCAACAGGCGCCAGGTCACTCCGAATCGACGCCGCGCAAACCTTTAATTCCACGTGGTACTATCGCGAATTAAGTCACACGCCAGATGTCAACGCAGCCCCGATTCTCCAGATTCGCTGGTCCGCTTACTTTGACCGGGACGGCAATACACCCAGCGGACTCTGGGGAATCGATCTTCATGACAGCTCCCTACCGGTAAACAAGCGGATCACCGCAGCCGGGATAAACGCGGTTGGAACAGTCGTGGCGTGGAATGGGAATTCGCTTCAGGATTGTGGCGTGACGCTGCCTGACAATCAGTGGCATCACTTCAGGCTTGACATCAACTGGCGTCCCGAGGTGCTTAAGGCAAACCTCATCGTTAACAACCAGGTAGTGGCTGCCAATCTGAACCTAACGCCGACGCTGACGATGCCCGTCTCCGCCGCCGCGATCTGGAATCTGCACGCCGGCGGCGAGGACACCGCATATTTCGACGACTTCCGAATCGGCATGTTCGCTGACGCAGATGGGGACGGCTGCGGTGATTCCGATGACCTATGCCCATCAACGAATCCCGGAGACCCCATCGATGCTTTCGGCTGCTCAGCCCTCGACGACGATCAAGACGGCGTGACCAATCAATTGGACCTATGCCCCAACACTCCAATTTGCGTCACGTCGGTCGATGCAAATGGATGCCCTGATCTCGATTCCGACAATGACGGCGCACCGGACGGATGCGACAATTGCCCGGGATTGGTCAATCCGGATCAGCTCGATTCAGACGGCGACGGCATCGGCAATGCCTGCGATCCTTGTCCATTTCTCGCGTTCGGTGATCTCAACGCGGACTTTTCATTCAACGGTGCGGATATCCAGCGATTCGTCGAAATCCTGGCGGGCGGTCAGCCGACGGCCGAAGAAATATGCGCGGCCGACTTCAACGGGGATCTCGACGTTAGCATGGCGGACCTGCCCCTACTCGTGGAGTTGCTCCTCGAAATGTGATGCAAGGGAATTATGGCTCGGAACCTCTGTTGATCGGGACGAACAAACCACCCCGGCGCTCGAGGCGAAATCGGAACATTAGAATTTCCTCATCCCGGATTAAACAACTTTAACCTCCATTTCACGGCCAATTCAGTCATCTGAACCATACTTTTTTCGGTGTCAGGCGGAGAACCGCGCTTGCGCTGCAAGTTCGCGACGTGTCGCCCGCGCCCGACCGGGCAACGCGCCCCCGTAAAAAGGCGCGTTTGCGGACGCGCCGTTGGCCGGCGCTGGATTCAAAGACT is a window from the Phycisphaerae bacterium genome containing:
- a CDS encoding thrombospondin type 3 repeat-containing protein, whose amino-acid sequence is MLKISAFACLLAIACATRLQAQILYQTGFESPPFTDGNLVAQDGWLSTNNPPTPGLGIIQSAVSATGARSLRIDAAQTFNSTWYYRELSHTPDVNAAPILQIRWSAYFDRDGNTPSGLWGIDLHDSSLPVNKRITAAGINAVGTVVAWNGNSLQDCGVTLPDNQWHHFRLDINWRPEVLKANLIVNNQVVAANLNLTPTLTMPVSAAAIWNLHAGGEDTAYFDDFRIGMFADADGDGCGDSDDLCPSTNPGDPIDAFGCSALDDDQDGVTNQLDLCPNTPICVTSVDANGCPDLDSDNDGAPDGCDNCPGLVNPDQLDSDGDGIGNACDPCPFLAFGDLNADFSFNGADIQRFVEILAGGQPTAEEICAADFNGDLDVSMADLPLLVELLLEM